The following proteins are encoded in a genomic region of Actinomycetota bacterium:
- a CDS encoding SHOCT domain-containing protein, translated as MWSFGGWFGALWMVLFWGAILWGIVWIARSAGSRPEQVTTSRDRALDILEARFARGEIDALELEERRSDLLTGR; from the coding sequence ATGTGGTCATTTGGAGGATGGTTCGGAGCTCTTTGGATGGTCTTGTTCTGGGGAGCGATCCTCTGGGGAATCGTCTGGATTGCTCGGAGTGCCGGCTCGAGGCCGGAGCAGGTGACAACCTCTCGCGACCGCGCCCTCGACATCCTCGAGGCAAGATTCGCCCGAGGGGAGATCGATGCGCTCGAACTCGAAGAGAGACGGAGCGACCTGCTCACAGGACGGTAG
- a CDS encoding NADH-quinone oxidoreductase subunit N — translation MVRFLGDVLPELTLALGAIAIIFVALFTPRRFQAWIGAFAVAILAAAGFFAGQDLAGPSRLTFFDTLAIDGVGRWATLVLIVVTIFTVALSVEWFRSDARHGEYYAILLFGTLGAVLLAGASSLMEFIVAMLLSSVTGFTLAAFHRRSRNSSEAGMKYFLLGALANGTALYGVGFLFGLGGTTTLTGLRTGLVGADPLALIVGFGLVMIGVAFKLGAVPVHPWVPDVAEGAPAPVAPFLMIVGKVGAFVFLARLVMVIPDTALGWRPLTAILAAATMTLGNLAALWQTDVRRLLGWSAVSQAGYGLLAIVALGRSDLAIPSLLMFLVAYALATLAVFGVVVQLRGLTDRESYRGLAGPHPWLAAALAIGFLSFVGIPPLGGFAAKLLLMGAVIDAGYTWLAVVTVINSVISLFYYLRIIAPAYVDKHLAAQPVLDWRSGATVVVTAAGVILVGVIAQPLIGAWQLVHLLPG, via the coding sequence ATGGTGCGCTTCCTCGGGGACGTCCTCCCCGAGCTGACGCTCGCTCTGGGGGCGATAGCGATCATCTTCGTCGCCCTTTTCACTCCGCGCCGGTTCCAGGCGTGGATCGGCGCGTTTGCCGTCGCCATACTCGCCGCGGCCGGTTTCTTCGCCGGCCAGGACCTGGCGGGGCCTTCTCGCCTCACGTTCTTCGACACGCTCGCCATCGACGGGGTTGGCCGGTGGGCCACCCTCGTACTGATCGTCGTGACGATCTTCACCGTGGCCCTCTCGGTCGAATGGTTCAGGTCGGACGCCCGCCACGGCGAGTACTACGCGATCCTGCTGTTTGGGACTCTTGGTGCAGTGCTCCTGGCGGGCGCGTCCAGTCTCATGGAGTTCATCGTGGCCATGCTGCTCTCGTCGGTGACCGGGTTCACACTGGCTGCGTTTCACCGGCGATCGAGAAACTCCTCCGAGGCCGGGATGAAGTACTTCCTCCTTGGAGCGCTCGCCAACGGCACGGCGCTGTATGGTGTCGGATTCCTGTTCGGGCTCGGCGGAACCACCACGCTGACCGGACTGCGCACCGGCCTCGTCGGTGCAGATCCACTCGCCCTCATCGTCGGCTTCGGTCTCGTCATGATCGGCGTGGCCTTCAAGTTGGGTGCCGTCCCGGTTCACCCGTGGGTGCCGGACGTTGCAGAGGGCGCGCCGGCTCCCGTGGCTCCGTTCCTGATGATCGTCGGCAAGGTCGGCGCGTTCGTGTTCCTGGCTCGCCTGGTCATGGTGATCCCCGATACCGCGCTCGGGTGGCGACCGCTGACGGCGATCCTGGCGGCGGCCACGATGACCCTGGGAAACCTCGCGGCCCTCTGGCAAACCGATGTGCGAAGGCTGCTGGGTTGGTCGGCAGTCTCACAGGCGGGATACGGGCTCCTGGCCATCGTCGCACTCGGCCGCAGTGATCTGGCGATCCCTTCCCTGCTCATGTTCCTGGTCGCCTACGCCCTCGCGACGCTCGCAGTATTCGGTGTGGTCGTCCAACTTCGCGGCCTCACCGACCGTGAATCGTATCGGGGACTTGCAGGCCCACACCCCTGGCTCGCCGCAGCTTTGGCGATCGGATTCCTCTCCTTCGTGGGAATACCGCCTCTCGGCGGTTTCGCGGCGAAACTGCTACTCATGGGAGCCGTGATCGACGCCGGTTACACGTGGCTCGCCGTCGTCACCGTGATCAACTCGGTGATCTCGCTCTTCTACTACCTGCGCATCATCGCTCCCGCCTACGTCGACAAGCACCTCGCAGCACAGCCTGTCTTGGATTGGCGTTCGGGCGCCACGGTCGTGGTCACCGCCGCAGGCGTCATCCTCGTCGGCGTGATAGCTCAACCACTCATCGGAGCCTGGCAGCTCGTCCACCTGCTCCCGGGTTGA
- a CDS encoding methyltransferase domain-containing protein, with protein MTGQGPVESQAEITRRYDRIAPLYDLYDAPMERLGTLRRRRRLVSQARGTTLEVGVGTGKNLEHYPQDVQLVGIDVSEGMLKRARRRAKRISAPVDLDLADIQQAPFADDSFDTAVATTVFCSVADPVAGLREVARVVKPGGRVLLLEHVRPRNALLARLFDALNPITRNVFGFNINRPTEDNVVAAGLELEDVRREGVWREIVATVPQDRTEP; from the coding sequence ATGACCGGACAGGGCCCCGTCGAGAGCCAAGCCGAGATCACCCGGCGCTACGACCGGATAGCCCCTCTCTACGACCTGTATGACGCGCCGATGGAACGGCTGGGAACGCTACGAAGGCGGCGGCGCCTCGTGTCTCAGGCGCGGGGAACCACCCTCGAGGTGGGTGTCGGCACCGGCAAGAACCTGGAGCACTATCCCCAAGACGTCCAGCTTGTCGGCATCGATGTGTCCGAAGGCATGTTGAAGCGAGCCAGGCGACGTGCCAAACGAATCTCGGCGCCCGTCGATCTCGACCTCGCCGACATTCAGCAAGCTCCCTTCGCCGATGACAGCTTCGACACGGCAGTGGCGACCACGGTGTTCTGTTCCGTCGCGGATCCTGTGGCAGGTCTACGCGAGGTGGCTCGAGTCGTGAAGCCCGGCGGCCGGGTTCTGCTCCTCGAGCATGTGCGACCCCGCAACGCACTCCTCGCACGTCTCTTCGATGCGTTGAACCCCATCACACGAAACGTGTTCGGATTCAACATCAATCGGCCGACCGAAGACAACGTGGTGGCTGCCGGCCTGGAACTCGAAGACGTACGACGGGAAGGCGTCTGGCGAGAGATCGTCGCCACCGTGCCACAAGACAGGACAGAACCATGA
- a CDS encoding NAD(P)-binding protein: MNAQDPEYTIVGAGPAGLVAALTLARAGKRVRVLEKADRVGHRFKGDFQGLENWSQRLDGLERLARLGVESTFRLRPFHAVSVYDHKLRPTIARTAEPLFYLLSRGPGSGSLDTSLLAQVQRAGVEVRFNSPVRHPIRGAIVSAGPQYAHAVATGYLFQTDLPDQAHCVFAEEVAPAAYAYLLVWDGRATLATCLFADVDRAAEVRRTAVEVFQRLVPGLDLTGARPFSGYGTVFSRAVFSDTVGQLYAGEAAGLQDPEWGFGLWYAMESGWLAARSLLEGFDYAVEASRRFELQRRSGFANRLFFEHIPQAIIPVLVRQVASSSMLRERLRRHWKPNWVKSTIAYAGRSRLRRFTPDREVNGKARRSMPETADRSTPGAILSAPSDGDTI; this comes from the coding sequence ATGAACGCCCAGGATCCCGAGTACACGATCGTCGGTGCCGGACCCGCCGGACTCGTTGCCGCCCTGACCCTTGCCCGCGCCGGCAAGAGGGTACGTGTGTTGGAGAAGGCCGACAGGGTGGGTCATCGTTTCAAGGGCGACTTTCAGGGTTTGGAGAACTGGTCGCAGCGACTGGACGGGCTCGAACGCCTGGCACGGCTCGGGGTCGAATCGACGTTTCGTCTCCGTCCGTTCCATGCCGTCAGCGTCTATGACCACAAGCTCCGACCAACCATCGCTCGTACCGCCGAGCCGCTCTTCTATCTGCTGTCCAGGGGACCAGGGTCGGGTTCGCTCGACACCTCGCTCCTGGCCCAGGTGCAACGGGCCGGTGTGGAGGTTCGGTTCAATTCGCCCGTTCGGCATCCGATACGCGGAGCCATCGTCTCCGCAGGGCCGCAGTATGCGCACGCCGTCGCCACGGGCTACTTGTTCCAGACCGATCTCCCGGATCAGGCGCATTGTGTCTTCGCCGAGGAGGTGGCGCCGGCGGCGTATGCCTACTTGCTGGTCTGGGACGGGCGCGCGACGCTGGCAACGTGTCTCTTCGCCGACGTCGACCGGGCTGCCGAGGTCCGAAGAACCGCCGTCGAGGTATTCCAACGGCTCGTTCCGGGGCTCGACCTCACCGGTGCACGGCCGTTCTCGGGGTACGGGACGGTGTTCTCTCGAGCGGTGTTCAGCGATACCGTGGGTCAACTCTATGCCGGCGAGGCAGCAGGGCTCCAGGATCCGGAGTGGGGGTTTGGCCTCTGGTACGCGATGGAATCGGGTTGGCTCGCGGCCCGTTCCCTCCTCGAAGGATTCGACTATGCCGTGGAAGCATCCAGGCGTTTCGAGCTCCAGCGGCGTTCGGGCTTCGCCAATCGTCTGTTCTTTGAACATATCCCCCAAGCCATCATCCCCGTCTTGGTGCGACAAGTCGCTTCATCGAGCATGCTGCGGGAACGGCTGAGACGTCATTGGAAGCCGAATTGGGTGAAGTCCACGATTGCGTATGCCGGACGGTCGAGGCTGCGCCGGTTCACGCCGGACCGGGAGGTGAACGGCAAGGCAAGACGAAGCATGCCGGAGACGGCCGACCGATCTACACCGGGTGCCATCTTGTCTGCGCCGAGCGACGGAGACACGATCTGA
- a CDS encoding prolipoprotein diacylglyceryl transferase, whose translation MFGLISYRPIPIFELGPLKLSLHGLAAGLGFLAGAWLLLRIARRRGFDTERLQSVLTWALVGALIGAPLLTVPARLFNPGFGFHDLFASMSILGGMTGGILAGWIRMRMLSLPFLPVIDMAAPGLALGTVIGRLGDLAIVEHLGRRTSFFLGYAVKPGYDLAPQHNALECTTSQAVDGICGVYHPTALYDLLGALALLGVLLWLGRRWQTRHYGQLFALWMAWYGLQRFFVDFTRAGGPNIDQMIGGVTWSQVTGLGAGLAGLILLWVLRRRMPVVGAEQDEVYTAV comes from the coding sequence ATGTTCGGATTGATCAGCTACCGCCCGATTCCCATTTTCGAGTTGGGTCCGTTGAAGCTGTCGCTGCACGGGCTCGCCGCCGGGCTCGGGTTTCTCGCCGGCGCATGGCTGCTGTTGCGGATCGCCCGACGGCGCGGGTTCGACACGGAGCGACTGCAATCGGTGCTGACGTGGGCCTTGGTGGGAGCGTTGATCGGTGCGCCGCTGCTGACCGTGCCGGCGCGCCTGTTCAATCCTGGATTCGGATTCCACGATCTCTTCGCTTCGATGTCGATCCTCGGCGGTATGACAGGCGGCATCCTCGCCGGTTGGATCAGGATGAGGATGCTCTCTTTGCCCTTCCTGCCGGTCATCGACATGGCGGCTCCCGGTCTTGCCCTGGGAACCGTGATCGGTCGGCTCGGGGATCTGGCGATCGTGGAACACCTTGGGAGGCGCACGTCGTTCTTTCTCGGCTATGCGGTGAAGCCCGGATATGATCTCGCACCGCAGCACAACGCACTCGAGTGCACGACGTCGCAGGCCGTCGATGGCATCTGCGGTGTTTATCACCCCACCGCGCTCTACGATCTGCTCGGGGCGCTGGCGCTCCTCGGCGTGCTGCTGTGGCTCGGTAGGCGCTGGCAGACCCGGCACTATGGACAGCTCTTCGCCTTGTGGATGGCATGGTATGGATTGCAGCGATTCTTCGTCGATTTCACACGGGCGGGTGGACCCAACATCGACCAGATGATCGGTGGGGTCACGTGGAGTCAGGTGACCGGTCTCGGTGCCGGTCTGGCCGGCCTGATCTTGCTGTGGGTTCTGCGGCGGCGGATGCCTGTGGTCGGCGCCGAGCAGGACGAGGTGTATACGGCCGTCTGA
- a CDS encoding ABC transporter permease → MNAFAIHFSYDFRTGIRNKSLLMMNYLFPLSFFLMMGLILPGLNPYFLQAMMPAMVVFAILTATLMGLPQPLVDAREAGVFRSYKINGVPSSSILAIPALTTTLHLVIAATIITVGAPLLFGAPSPVNWGGYALTFLAATLSSAGISVLIGVVSPNSRAQMLWSQLVFLPSILLGGMMIPYAELPEAAGRFARLLPATHAMNAFNALAMGEAADFSAWGSIIALALSGILGFALAVYLFTWDSHNTRRRGHPTLALLVLVPFVLMMLL, encoded by the coding sequence ATGAACGCGTTCGCCATCCACTTCTCGTACGATTTCCGCACCGGCATCCGCAACAAGTCGCTGCTCATGATGAACTATCTGTTCCCACTGAGCTTCTTCCTGATGATGGGGCTCATCCTGCCCGGCCTCAACCCCTATTTCCTCCAGGCCATGATGCCCGCGATGGTCGTGTTCGCGATACTCACCGCCACGCTGATGGGATTGCCCCAACCCCTGGTCGATGCTCGCGAAGCAGGCGTGTTTCGCAGCTACAAGATCAACGGGGTTCCTTCCTCGTCCATCCTGGCCATCCCGGCGCTCACGACCACCCTTCACCTGGTGATCGCTGCGACGATCATCACCGTCGGCGCTCCCCTGCTCTTTGGTGCTCCCTCGCCCGTGAACTGGGGTGGATACGCCCTCACGTTCCTTGCCGCCACCCTCTCCTCCGCCGGCATCAGCGTGCTGATCGGAGTCGTGTCCCCCAACTCACGCGCACAGATGCTGTGGTCCCAACTCGTCTTCCTCCCCTCGATACTGCTGGGAGGAATGATGATCCCCTACGCCGAATTGCCGGAGGCTGCCGGGAGGTTCGCCCGGCTGCTTCCTGCCACCCACGCCATGAACGCGTTCAATGCCTTGGCGATGGGAGAGGCTGCAGACTTCAGCGCATGGGGGTCGATCATCGCCCTGGCGCTCAGCGGGATCCTGGGCTTCGCGTTGGCGGTCTACTTGTTCACCTGGGACAGTCACAACACGCGACGGCGCGGTCACCCGACCCTGGCGCTACTCGTGCTCGTGCCGTTTGTCTTGATGATGCTGCTCTGA
- the arsB gene encoding ACR3 family arsenite efflux transporter has protein sequence MSSPHTRVKAIEESVVERLSLLDRFLPIWIGLAMALGLGLGRAVPTLNDWLDAVKIDTVSLPIALGLLAMMYPVLAKVRYSRIGEIATDRTLIVTSLVLNWIVGPALMFALAWLLLPDLPAYRTGLILVGLARCIAMVLIWNDLASGHREAAAVLVALNSLFQIVAYAVLGYFYLTVLPGWLGLETHTVSISIWAIAKSVLIFLGVPLVAGWLTRLWGERSKGVEWYEGRFLPRIGPIALWGLLFTVVLLFALQGDAITSQPFDVARIALPLIAYFAIMWSVSFALGLRLRLSYPKNVTLSFTAAGNNFELAIAVTIGIFGISSGEALAGVVGPLIEVPVLVGLVYVALWARRRFYPTEAQR, from the coding sequence ATGTCGTCGCCGCATACCCGGGTCAAGGCGATAGAGGAGTCGGTCGTCGAACGCCTCTCGCTACTCGACCGATTCCTGCCCATCTGGATCGGCCTCGCCATGGCCCTGGGCCTCGGCCTCGGGAGGGCCGTCCCTACGCTCAACGACTGGCTCGACGCAGTCAAGATCGACACCGTCTCATTGCCGATAGCGCTCGGCTTGTTGGCGATGATGTACCCGGTGCTTGCCAAGGTGCGGTACTCGCGTATCGGCGAGATCGCCACGGACCGCACGCTGATAGTCACCTCTCTGGTCCTGAACTGGATCGTCGGACCCGCACTCATGTTTGCCCTCGCGTGGCTGCTGCTCCCCGACCTTCCCGCCTACCGCACCGGGCTCATCCTCGTCGGTCTGGCCAGGTGTATCGCAATGGTGCTCATCTGGAACGACCTTGCGTCCGGACACCGTGAGGCCGCTGCGGTTCTCGTTGCTCTCAACTCACTGTTTCAGATCGTCGCGTACGCAGTTCTCGGCTACTTCTATCTCACCGTGCTGCCGGGATGGCTCGGCCTGGAGACGCACACGGTCTCGATCTCGATATGGGCAATCGCCAAGTCGGTACTCATCTTCCTCGGCGTCCCCCTGGTCGCAGGGTGGCTGACCCGACTGTGGGGTGAGCGATCCAAGGGCGTCGAGTGGTATGAGGGAAGGTTCTTGCCGAGGATCGGTCCGATCGCCCTTTGGGGTCTGCTGTTCACGGTCGTGCTGCTATTCGCCCTCCAAGGCGACGCGATCACCTCACAACCCTTCGATGTCGCCCGCATCGCCCTGCCACTCATCGCATACTTCGCCATCATGTGGAGCGTCTCCTTCGCTCTCGGCCTGCGCCTACGACTCTCCTACCCGAAGAACGTGACGCTGTCGTTCACGGCCGCCGGGAACAACTTCGAACTGGCCATAGCCGTCACCATCGGCATCTTCGGCATCTCCTCGGGTGAGGCCCTCGCCGGCGTCGTCGGACCTCTGATCGAAGTCCCCGTCCTCGTCGGTCTCGTGTACGTCGCTCTGTGGGCTCGCCGGCGTTTCTACCCGACCGAAGCGCAACGATGA
- a CDS encoding ABC transporter ATP-binding protein: protein MTMPVIEVTDFRKTYGGFVAVDGISFDVQQGEIFGLLGPNGAGKTSTLESLEGLRAPDGGSLRVAGIDPAREPRKLQSLIGVQLQSSGLPDSITVDESMKLFCAYRGVPPRLDLLKRLGLSDKRDAQYHSLSAGQQRRLVLVLAIAHDPNVLFLDEPTAGLDVPSRVELHNLMNELRTAGTTIILATHDMAEAEEMSDRVAILMGGRIATVGTPREITATGAGLTKISVRTQGTGLSGASVTFPAVSRTAQEGDYSIFFSTDIGPTVAAIIAHVEDTNDSLIDLRVERPSLEDRFLEIADAANTQGGR, encoded by the coding sequence GTGACGATGCCGGTGATCGAAGTCACCGACTTCCGCAAGACGTACGGCGGGTTCGTTGCCGTCGACGGCATTTCTTTCGATGTACAACAGGGTGAGATCTTCGGTCTACTCGGCCCGAATGGCGCGGGCAAGACGAGCACGTTGGAGAGCCTCGAAGGATTGCGTGCTCCCGACGGTGGCTCCTTGCGGGTGGCGGGGATCGATCCGGCACGCGAGCCCCGCAAGCTGCAAAGTCTGATCGGAGTGCAGCTGCAGTCGTCTGGACTTCCCGACAGCATCACCGTCGACGAGTCGATGAAGCTCTTCTGTGCCTATCGTGGCGTGCCGCCTCGGCTCGATCTGCTGAAGCGGCTCGGCCTGAGCGACAAGCGCGACGCCCAATACCACAGCCTGTCGGCAGGACAGCAGCGACGTCTGGTTCTCGTACTCGCCATCGCTCACGACCCGAACGTGCTGTTCTTGGACGAGCCGACAGCCGGGCTCGATGTGCCGTCCCGAGTCGAGCTGCACAATCTGATGAACGAGCTGCGCACCGCCGGCACGACGATCATCCTGGCCACCCACGACATGGCCGAGGCGGAAGAGATGTCCGATCGTGTCGCCATCTTGATGGGAGGGCGCATCGCCACGGTCGGTACGCCCAGAGAGATCACCGCCACGGGCGCGGGGCTGACGAAGATCAGCGTACGCACTCAGGGCACCGGTCTGTCCGGGGCCTCTGTCACCTTCCCGGCGGTGAGCCGGACGGCGCAGGAAGGGGACTACTCGATCTTCTTCAGCACCGACATCGGTCCCACCGTGGCGGCGATCATCGCTCATGTGGAGGACACCAACGATTCTCTGATCGATCTGCGAGTCGAACGCCCCTCACTGGAGGATAGGTTCCTGGAGATTGCCGACGCCGCGAACACCCAAGGAGGGCGATGA
- a CDS encoding DUF302 domain-containing protein — protein sequence MSITKDTDIASAEEETRAALTAQGFGVLTEIDVAATLEAKLGVTTPPYKILGACNPHLAHQALNIEPAIGLLLPCNVTLRATEDGSTRISAVDPAAMLSVSESSDIQPIADEARSRLVAVLTALEDA from the coding sequence ATGAGCATCACCAAGGACACCGACATCGCATCCGCGGAGGAGGAAACCCGTGCCGCGCTGACGGCACAGGGCTTCGGCGTTCTCACCGAGATCGACGTGGCGGCGACACTCGAGGCAAAGTTGGGAGTCACCACACCGCCTTACAAGATCTTGGGAGCCTGTAATCCGCATCTTGCGCATCAGGCACTGAACATCGAACCGGCCATCGGCCTCTTGCTGCCGTGCAACGTGACGTTGCGCGCCACCGAGGACGGGTCTACACGGATCTCTGCCGTCGACCCCGCCGCCATGCTCTCCGTCAGCGAGAGCTCCGACATTCAGCCGATCGCCGACGAAGCCCGGTCGCGCCTCGTCGCCGTACTCACGGCCCTGGAAGACGCATGA
- a CDS encoding winged helix-turn-helix transcriptional regulator encodes MNVSTTLDTRRFEQSAELLGALADPTRLAILDLLSETPKCVCEIGDIVAIAQNLLSYHLKVLREAGLIVGKKRGRWIDYSIAPEAWERLDRALPREYRMSEIAR; translated from the coding sequence ATGAACGTCTCAACAACTCTTGATACAAGACGTTTTGAACAGAGTGCCGAGTTGCTCGGAGCGCTCGCCGACCCGACCCGGCTGGCCATCCTCGATCTCCTCTCGGAGACGCCGAAGTGCGTGTGTGAGATCGGCGACATCGTCGCGATCGCCCAGAACCTGCTCTCCTACCACCTGAAGGTCCTCAGGGAAGCCGGCCTCATCGTCGGCAAGAAGCGTGGCCGATGGATCGACTACTCGATCGCCCCCGAAGCCTGGGAGAGGCTCGATCGCGCACTTCCCCGCGAATACCGCATGTCGGAGATCGCCCGATGA